DNA from Bos indicus isolate NIAB-ARS_2022 breed Sahiwal x Tharparkar chromosome 15, NIAB-ARS_B.indTharparkar_mat_pri_1.0, whole genome shotgun sequence:
aataatcctaTTGCTATCTCAAAAAGAACATCTTTTCAGCCTTCCTCCCATCCTGAGCATCCTGGGGCCCCAGGAATTCCAGTGCTTCTAGCTCAAATCCCCACAGTGGTGTCAATGCGTACTTCCCGTGTGAAGGAGCCCTGAAACAGGCACTAGCCATTTGATGACCGCGAGCAGTGCTCTCTGGCAGAAACCGTAGTAGCACGTGCGCCATGCCTGAGTCAGTGTGAGGCAGGCAAGGCTGCCAGGAGGCTGACGCTGACCCCTCCTCAGCTGGGGCAGAGGAGCTGGCGCAGCCGTGAAGCAGCCACATGGGAGGTGTCTCAGCTGAAGGTTAACGTCTCGGCATCTCCAGCCTGGGAGTTGGAATTGGATGGAGGGGTGAATGCTGTCTTGCCTTCAGCTAGAGCTTTAAAATGCtgtgaggagaaaggagagggaataTGGAGGATTTGGGGATATGCTAGTTATGACACTTTATTAAGAACTAACCTctgcatagggcttcccaggtgactctagtggtaaagaacctgcctgccaatgcaggagatgtaagagacatgggtttgatccctgggtcgggaagatcccctggaagagggcatagcaacccatctagtattcttgcctggagaaccccatagccagaggagccttgtgggctacagtccatggggtcgcaaagagctggacacaactaaagcaacttagcacatacaacCTCTTTACAACTCTTTAAGCTCCATTCTTCTCCCAATTCTACTTCTAAAACAATTCCTTGGTATTGTCTTTGAAAAGTAGCTAGAAATGTGCCCTGCCTCCTTCAAACATGAACCCCCTTTTTCCTATGCTTCCTGCTTCCATTCATTAGGCCACTTAATTCTGTAAGACTGAGTGTCCACTGTAGATCCTCACCTACCCTAAGGCCCACATGGGTTCTATTTCCCCTTCCTTTACAAGCCCCATCCCTGCCTGCTTCACAGTTCCCTCCGTTACGGGGAGGGCAATGATAACTCCAGGCAGAGACCTCCTCCATTGTCACAGGCAGAATCACAGCAGGTTGAGGACACTGGCGGCGGCAGTCACTACAGCTGAAGTCAATCTCTAGTGCTGGTCTTACCTGTGAGTTCTTGAATTCCGAGTAGAGGGAAAAGAGCAGATGGAGGGACTGAATTCGACTCTTGTAGACAGGGATGTCTAGGATAGCTGAAATCGAGAACTCCCATGAGCAGAAACAAAAATCTGGGAATATGGGGCATTTCTGTTTAGGTGGCTAGTCCCTTCCCAGATGGAATGTGTTACTGTAACTCTAGGGGTTAAATACCCAGCAGGTAGTCACAAAAACCCAAACACCACCCTCAAGTGCTGCCAAACAGCATAACTGGCTTAAAGAAAAGGCTGTAATTCAGAGTAAAAAAGCCTTTTCAACAGCCCACAGTGAATTTATCCAAAGACGGGGCGGCCAAGAAAGGGACGGGAGGGCTTACCACAGATCATATCAATGTACTCTGCCAGGCTGCAATCAATCTCTGCTGTGGGCAGGCTCACCTAGGAGAGGCACGGGACAGACCCAAATCAAAGGCTGACATTTCAGCGGTCCTAGCATCATTCCCTTTATCTGAAGGAAAAGAGCTCCGAGCATAAGGGGTGtgatgggctgaattgtgtcctcctCAAATTTATATGCTAAAGTCTTGACCCCAAGTGTGTCAGGTGGTGTATTTGGAGATACTGTCATAAAAGAGATgagttaaaatgaggccattaggATGAGTCCTAATCCAGAGCGACTGGAACCCTTATAAAAGGAaatcaggacacagacacacagagaggaagGCCACATGGAGACACAGGGAGGAGACGGCCAAGGGGAGAGGCTCTGGAAGAACTCAGCGCTGTGGACAGTTTGATGTCCAACTTCCAGtggtgtgaaaaaataaatttcttttgcttaagccacccagtctgtggtactgtGTTACGGCAGCCTGAGcaataatacaattttttttttttcctgatcagtAAAATGGAATTGGTTATACTCATTAACCACTGAAATAGCAGAAGATATAATAGggctaaaatattttataagtaaaatacaCTGCCATGCAGTCTTCCTGTATTTGTGAAGAAGAAACTGGACCCAGGTTATGGGCAAGTATTTATAGTTACTTGGAGTTACAAGGCCTAATGGTCCTTGGACACCACAGGAACAGAAAAAGTGACATGATATCTCAGATGACAGGCTCCAGATCAAAACCAGTTCATACTGTACGTTTAAAAACCATTAGCATCTTAAtaactttttgttctctttttataaaaatcagggtgtaattttataaaaatcagcTTCTGCAATTTCCTTTTTCCAACATATAATTGATACTTCTCTGTATCAGAGCAAAATAAGGCCAAATGATTCCTCAGGTGAGTATTTCACTGACTGGATGTACCACAATCTATCTATTCAGTTCCCTAGTCAGACATTTTTTCCTCAGCTACAGCTTTAAAATGCTGTGATAAAAGAGattgttttcaaattctttgcttttttacAGTAATTTCTCAATAAACATATACCCCCCCAAAACTGTCTTCATTAGCTTACATTTTAGtagagagaaacaaaaaacaaaataaggtaTATAATACGTCAGAAGGTAAGTACTATGGAGAAAAAGCAGGTAAAGAGCTTGGGGAACATGGGGTAGCAGTTTTAAATACCATGACCAGGAAGGATCTGTTACCATCTTTGCTCAATTTTCTTGATATGTAAGagctctttgggcttccctggtggctccgcggtaaagaatctgcctgcgatgcagaagcctcaggagacgcaggttcgatctcttagcacacatgcaaaagCTCTTTGCTTGGATAGTAATGTtgtcacatatatatgtaagtaaCTTCTTGATCCATCACTTGTTTTTTCAGCCATGCCATTCAGGAGCTTAGTTTCTgggacagggattgaacctggccttTGGGAGTGAAAGTgtgaagccctaaccactggacagccagggagttCCCAGTCCAtcatattttaaactttgtttatgGTAACTAttagaattttttatttgtatgagTCTATAAACTGTCACATTTTCCACATGACTTTTAAGATTCTTATTACACAAAGAAATACTTCACCATCCCAACAGTagtaagtattgggttggccaaaagatttgtttgggttttcccgTAACATCATACAGGAAAACCCGAACGAACCTTTTGGACAACTGAATATTTCTCCTATATAAAAAAAATGGTACTtgtaatagctttatttttacttcattgTTTAACTCATTTGGAATTCACGTATGCATATggttggggctttcctggtggctcagtggtaaagaatctgcctgcaatgcagagactcaggttcaatccctgggtcgggaagatcccctggaggagagcatggcaagccactctagtactcttgcctggagaatccccacggacagaggaccctggcaggctacagtccatgaggtctcacggagtctgacacaactaaagcaactaagcagcggcagcagcatgcATATGGCTGAGGCATAGATCTATTTTTCTCAAGTGACTGGTCAGTAATCTCATCACAACCCATTCTACCTGTAATCATTTAACCATCTTTCTTGGGCAtgcttgatggtccagtggttaaaattctgtttctactgcagggggtgtgggtttgatccctggtgggggaactaaggtcTTCATGCTctgaggcatggccaaaaaaaagagtaaaataaccATCTTTCttatacagcaaatttccacatTTATGTGGGTTTTTTCTGCGTTGTCTATGTGCTGCTGATCTAGCTCTATTCCTAACCAGAACATTATTATTTACTATAGCTCTATAATTTTCTACTGTCTGATAGGGCAAATCCTCCAtcattttttccctgaaattttaATTAGACTTGAAAGTTGACTCTCTCAGATAACCTTTGTTACAAACATTTCAATTTCTAGAAAACAATGCAGTTGAAATCCGAACTGCAAGGGCAGCCCACTGCATGGCGCACTGGGGCAAGTGCTGGTGCCTCCCAGGAGCGTGGTTTGACTCCTCGTTCACTGCGACCTAGTGCTGCCCTCCACTCAAGGTGTATAATTTGCTTCGAAAAGGTCTTGACAGTTTATGAAATATATTCCtgggcactttttaaaaatttaggatcATTAGGAATGGGACATCAGCTACTCAAAACAGGACATATGCCTCTGTGGAAAGGGTAAGTCCACAGTGGTAATACTTTAGGTACATACATTCACCAAAAGTTACGTGTTCAAAGTAATAGTATAATAATATTACAGAGTAATTTATAACAGCTCAAATCTGTAAACTACTCAATGGCTAtcacagaatggataaataaattgtccTATATTCAAACAATGGAATACCATAATTAGAATAAATGTATAACCACAATCTAAGAAACAATATGGATAAATCTCTACATTGATGAAGAATACAGATAAGCAAATAAACAAGACACAAAGGAACATGATTAGATTTAGATAAAATACAAAACAGGCAAACCTAATCTGTGCTGTTAGAAGTCAGGATGGTAGTTAAGTTGGGAGATAGAAGCCTGAGGGGGCTTCCAGGATGCCAGCAGTGTTCTGGTTTTTTTGATCTGATGTGTTGGCTACACAAAGGTATTTGGTTGGTGAAAATTGATCAACACTTAACGTGTTTGTTTccaattttatattatacataaatttaaaagttaatgatAACAGTAATACAAGAAGAGAGAAACTATGGTCCCTAGAATGAATGCCACACTTTCTAAGCTCCTGCTACCTTCCACTCACCTTTCCCAAAAGTTCTTCAAACTCTGGAGACCACTCCTGCATCAGTGTGTCAATATCGGGCATAGGCCTAGAATTATAGCGGCAAGGATGAACAGAAAACAGGGGCTGGTATCGGCAATCTTTGCATCAGGACATTCTAGGCTGAAGGGAGGTTCTCAGCCTGGGCACATTAGGATTTCAAGAGAACACAGACTGAGTGGGCCACACTTACCCAAGACCTAGGGTTTGGAGAAGCTGGCTAAGTAAAAATACCAGGTAAACCATAATCTTTATGTCTGCAATCTTAGCCAGTAGCAGCCAGGATCCATAGGTCCTGACGttgatatatttcaaatatgtCCCAATCTTGGCACCTCCTCCTCAGAAGCAATGACTTCCTAGGTGGTGAAGATTACCATGGGTTACTATGGTGAAGAATGTGCTATTTCTTACCTGGTATAGTGCACAGTTGCAGGGGGCTTGGAACGGTGTAACTCAGAGATGCTCTCAATCCATGTGTCAATGGCTTTGGGATTCTTTTCTGCATCTTCCAGGCTCTTTACTTTCATATGTTGCTAGAAAAACAACAGGAAAGCCAGACTGACGGCAATAATGAGCTTCACAGAGAAGCTCATCATATGCTGCTATTTCATATTCGAGGTAACTGATGAAAAGGGAAGCTTGCCAGTAGCCAAATGAAGATTATAGAAAACCCTGTTAAAGTCTTCTGGAGCCAGGGGAAAGGGGCAAGTCAACAGGATAGGAATGATCACAATGAGAGACCATTTAAACCTAGTAGGATGGCtagaataaaaaagacaataccaagtgttggtgaggatgtggagaaattggaactctcattcattgctgatggGACTATAAATTGattcaaccactttggaaaagagtttagcagttcctcaaaatattaaatagtttCCATATGGACCAGTAACCCTACTTTTACCTATACCCAAGACAAATAACAATATATGTCCGTGCAAAAACATGTACCTGTTCCTAGAAGCATAATAGAAGTGGGATTAACAGGTAAATGCATAGATACagtgtgatatatccatacagtggagcattattcagccataaaaaagggaaTGCGTAGTGACCAGGGTTTAGGAGCAGGGGGAATGAGGAGAGGAGTGACTACTAATGGGTATAGcgtttctttctgtttgtttttgtttctgtgttttggctgcactgagtagCTTATAGAATtgtagttctctgatcagggattgaaccgggccCACAGCAGTGCTGAGCCCTAACCACCTAGTGGGGTAATTCCCCACTAGGGAATTACCAAGGGGTTTCTTTTTGGAATATGAAAATGTTCTTAaataatggtgatggttgcattAGCTCCgtcaatatactaaaaatcactgaactaaaaaaaataaataaataaaaataaaaatcactgaactgtacaattttaaaaggtgaatttCACAATAATTACATTATGTTTTAATACAACTGTTATGTAAAAAATAGGGCTGGCTGAAATCATAGCCATCCCTTTTACAGGGAGTAAGTCGACTGTTCAAATATTAGTGAGGCTTCTACTCTCAGCCCCCTTGAGCTGGGGCCTGTGCTAGGCCAGTAGCTTACTGTGATGTTGTGCTGTTTGGAATTCTCTGTTAACCACAGTGAGAGCACTGTAGGGTCTGACTGCTTTGTTGAAGGCTCATCCAATACCAATAGGCCAAGGTTGTCAGGCTTTCCATCAGGACGTGGAACCTGGAAAGGAGAAAGGTAAGAACATGAAAAGGCACACTTGTTTTCAAGAAGCTAAGGAAGAACTTTTCTGGTCATTACTATTACTAGTATTAAAAAGCATGCCTATATATCATGCTGTACCAAAATACtatctagaaaaaaaatacatgacctTAAATATAAAGCTGAAGTTATGGATAATTAGGAGGCAAATATATGACAAATTTTTAACACATAATGAGATAATTATTTACCTATTAGCAATGAGTATAATTTCGAGTTGAGAGCAAGTTAAGAATTCCAGTGAAATGAAGAATATATACTAAGGTAGTTATTGTTAGTCAAGGAAATTAGTTTAACTGTTAGAGTAATAGAGGGGTTAGAAGAAACACCTAAGGAGTCATTTTAGGACGTTCTGACCTTTAAGAATGCATCAATATCCCCAACCGCTGGGATGAAATCAGGAATGAAAGGCTTCAGTTTGTGGTCCAGGTCAATCAACTGTGGTGTATACCTAGGAGATATTGCCATGAGAAGGTGGAGACCGTCAGTGaaacttattttattattcagaatgagaaaaaccTAAGGGGAATGGTCATGTTTCAGATAAGAGGAAGGCAAGGGCAAGGCAGGGCTAGGGGTTGTGGTGGGAGGTCCTAGTACTCACCTGCTGATGTACTGGAAGAGCTCCTTAACCTCAGCAGAAACTGGCAAATGCTCATAGTCTGCAGGATCGTACGCCCTGGGGAAAGGAAACCACGGCTCAAGGTGGCCAGAGAAGAGTGGGGGTTGCTGAGTCCTGGTTCAGCACAGAGCATGTGACTCTAAACCTAGTTTCTGCTCCACCCACATCTGCCTCTTCTGAGTGGCTTGCAAGGCAACTTTAAAACTGATTATAATCAGCTCTCAGTTATCTCTGACAATGAAGAAAAACAGGTAcagaaaatccaaaacataatCTTGAAAAATTTTAGAGTGTAGcagaaattgttttccttttttctttttaaatgaagggGATAAAGAGAAAAGATAGAATGAGATCTTAATTTCTGACATGAAAATGGTTTGTCTCAAGAAAAAGGAGTTTTTACAAAGATGTTTTTCAGTGTTAtttgtaaaagtaaaaaattggaaacaaataaaatgtcTAACGCTTGAGAGATAGGTCAAGCTGGACACTGCAGTTATTGAAAGGTACTTGCattaatacataaaatgtatACAGTTAAAAGAAATAGTAGAGTGCATATTAATGACTATAATTAAGTAAAATGTAATGAattgatagggcttcccagatggctcaatgggaaagaatccacctgccaatgcaggagatgcaggttcgatccctgggttgagaagatcccctagggaaggaaatggcaacccaccccagtgttctttcctggaaaatcctatggacagaggagcctggagtccgtggggtcacaaaagagttggacgtgaatgagtgactaaacaaccatgAATTGACAAAGTATATAAGTGACTTGGAAAGTGATTTAAGGTTCTTCTGGGGAGAGTTGcttaagaaaaaaactaaatagatTACTTAAAGTTTACCTTTCCCCAGATTATAATTTATGGAAGCAGGATCATGAGGTAAACTGCAAAGCATGAAAAGTCAGGCTGCTATTAAACACTTGCCTAATTTACTTAGTGTCTACCTGCAtgtgaataattaaaatgtaactatttttatttttattaaactacTTCATTGAATAAGTGGTGCATGCACATGATAGGAAATAAAAGGTACAAAATGTATACAGTGGAAAGTTATGCTCCCCTCCCAAGAGTAATCAGTATTATGAGTTCCTAGTGTTGCCTAGAGACAGCTTATGTAGTATCTGTTTGATACACATGCTAGCACAACACAAAGACTTCtatacctttttaaaatgtaacaatgTCCCTTGAAGATTGTTCTTTACCACCACATAATTATCTTCTCTTCCCTAAAATGTGAACTCCCTGGAGTCAGAGACCATCAGATAAATTGACTCAGCAAATCCTCATGAAATCCCTGAGCCCACAGATGTTTCAAACAGTGCAAGTGACATCATAGTGACATCACAGGACTCAGGCAGTGGAGCCAGAGAAGAAGGAACACTCATTATGTTGGGTTTCTGAGCATCTGATAACCCTAGAGAAGATCAAAAGAGCTGCTAGAAGTTCACTTCTCACTGACATCCTCCTGTCCAATGTTTGGAAGGAAGAGTTTCCTCCTTTGCAAGGGTGCTCTCCTTACCCTTCCAAAGGGGCCCCATgctcttcatcatcatcatcagaaTCAGTTTCAGATGAGTcatcatcatcgtcatcatcatcattctCACTAAAGCCCCGCTGAGGCGTCAGCTGTGAGGTCTTCTTCTTCTCCTGAGACAAAGCAGGGTAGGCATAGAAAGCTCCCGGTTAGGAGAAAttggggagaaggaaattgcaacccactccagtattcttgcccggaaaatcccattgacagaggagcctggtgggctacagtccacagggtcacaagaggcagacacgacttgctgactaaaccaccaccaccagcagtgTACTTTTGCCCAGTTCTCACCTAGCGCTGTAACAAGAACCCTCCCACTTGACACCAATTCACTGGAAAGAGAAGGAAGCCCTCCCCAGAAGGGCCCCAAGAACCTTCTTCGCTCCTTCTTAGCTACTGAGTCCCCACTTTCTATAACCATAGTCATCTGTGTGTGGCTTGGGTATACTTTATTCAGTACATCTCTCTTTTACCTCTCACTTAGGAGATCCTGAGAACTCTGCATAAACTTTATCCAGTCAGCTTCAGCTCTAAAACTGAGGGACTTCTGAAGAAGAACACACTTCTTCTTAAGAAGAACTCTAAATAGTTATTTTGGG
Protein-coding regions in this window:
- the IFT46 gene encoding intraflagellar transport protein 46 homolog isoform X2, coding for MADNSSDEYEDENNKEKKKTSQLTPQRGFSENDDDDDDDDSSETDSDDDDEEHGAPLEGAYDPADYEHLPVSAEVKELFQYISRYTPQLIDLDHKLKPFIPDFIPAVGDIDAFLKVPRPDGKPDNLGLLVLDEPSTKQSDPTVLSLWLTENSKQHNITQHMKVKSLEDAEKNPKAIDTWIESISELHRSKPPATVHYTRPMPDIDTLMQEWSPEFEELLGKVSLPTAEIDCSLAEYIDMICAILDIPVYKSRIQSLHLLFSLYSEFKNSQVTLLSFNTEERRQTDRRQR
- the IFT46 gene encoding intraflagellar transport protein 46 homolog isoform X1 — translated: MADNSSDEYEDENNKEKKKTSQLTPQRGFSENDDDDDDDDSSETDSDDDDEEHGAPLEGAYDPADYEHLPVSAEVKELFQYISRYTPQLIDLDHKLKPFIPDFIPAVGDIDAFLKVPRPDGKPDNLGLLVLDEPSTKQSDPTVLSLWLTENSKQHNITQHMKVKSLEDAEKNPKAIDTWIESISELHRSKPPATVHYTRPMPDIDTLMQEWSPEFEELLGKVSLPTAEIDCSLAEYIDMICAILDIPVYKSRIQSLHLLFSLYSEFKNSQHFKALAEGKTAFTPPSNSNSQAGDAETLTFS